Proteins from one Veillonellales bacterium genomic window:
- a CDS encoding sigma-70 family RNA polymerase sigma factor: MGTAPDVVAETVENQCECERLNKQINRLSGREKWVLEMRFGMPDGSRKTQRDIAQMLGISRSYVSRIEKRAIGKLGKNFSAEEN; the protein is encoded by the coding sequence TTGGGAACGGCACCTGATGTGGTTGCGGAAACTGTGGAAAATCAGTGTGAATGTGAACGACTGAATAAGCAGATCAACCGTCTTAGCGGCCGGGAGAAGTGGGTGTTAGAGATGCGTTTTGGAATGCCGGATGGCAGTCGAAAAACGCAGAGGGACATTGCACAGATGTTGGGAATTTCTCGCTCCTATGTGTCCAGAATTGAGAAGAGGGCGATTGGTAAACTAGGGAAAAATTTTTCAGCTGAAGAAAATTAA